A single window of Methylobacterium nodulans ORS 2060 DNA harbors:
- a CDS encoding ISL3-like element ISMno30 family transposase, with translation MVMTRLYEIPGCDLIAIHTDRAANIVMQVHGRRREGRCPACGTPSAAGHGCYRRRPADLPSLGRAVRLDLAVRRLRCLNPSCTRRTFCLPVPTLLAPRVRRTRRLAKAQQRVGLATSARAGARLLASLAMPTSGSTLLRLMHAAPLPRAGRVRAIGVDDWAWRRGRAWGTLLVDLDRHRTIDLLPDRTSTTFEAWLRSRPGLEIVARDRSTGSARAAQAVVPGAQQVADRWHLLLNARQMLERWLVGAHARLDAWPVPSGSSRPTRDHAFPRSRTDQAAAREAQRRRVARHAEVQRRRAAGESIMAIARAIPLAPGTVRRYASTDHAPERGERRIGPSLLDPFLAHLEERLAEGCENGLHLVRELRNLGYAGGSRQGHKWLQSRRTRRARNTARRWRGTLPEGAALDPAAPPVRPVAVRLPGPKALAWIMMAAPARLSPPEGALLARVMQDPEAATMHGLVQQFAALVRAAGVGGNGVSARGIRRLAALEAWLAEARASSIRALQTFASGLVMDGAAVRAALTTPWSNAQAEGQITKLKLIKRLMYGRAGFDLLRRRMLLPP, from the coding sequence ATGGTGATGACGCGGCTGTACGAGATCCCCGGCTGTGACCTGATCGCGATCCACACCGATCGCGCTGCAAACATCGTGATGCAGGTTCATGGCCGCCGACGCGAGGGACGATGCCCCGCTTGCGGGACCCCGAGTGCTGCTGGGCACGGGTGCTACCGGCGCCGCCCCGCCGACCTGCCCTCCCTCGGACGGGCGGTGCGGCTCGATCTGGCCGTCCGGCGGTTGCGCTGCCTCAATCCATCCTGCACACGGCGCACCTTCTGCCTCCCGGTTCCCACGCTCCTGGCGCCGCGCGTGCGACGCACGCGACGTCTCGCCAAGGCGCAGCAGCGCGTCGGCCTCGCCACCAGCGCTCGCGCCGGTGCGCGCCTGCTCGCGTCCCTGGCCATGCCGACGAGCGGATCGACGCTGCTGCGCCTGATGCACGCTGCCCCGCTGCCCCGGGCCGGACGAGTGCGGGCGATCGGGGTCGACGACTGGGCGTGGCGCCGCGGTCGCGCCTGGGGCACCCTCCTCGTCGACCTCGACCGTCATCGCACCATCGATCTCCTGCCTGACCGCACCTCCACGACCTTCGAGGCTTGGCTGCGGTCGCGCCCCGGCCTGGAGATCGTCGCGCGGGATCGCTCGACCGGGTCCGCCCGTGCGGCCCAGGCCGTCGTGCCAGGTGCCCAGCAGGTCGCGGATCGATGGCATCTCCTGCTGAACGCGCGGCAGATGCTGGAACGCTGGCTGGTCGGCGCCCATGCCCGCCTGGACGCTTGGCCCGTCCCCTCAGGCTCTTCGCGGCCGACCCGCGATCACGCTTTTCCGCGAAGCCGCACGGACCAAGCCGCCGCGCGCGAGGCGCAACGTCGCCGCGTCGCACGTCACGCGGAGGTGCAGCGTCGGCGCGCGGCAGGCGAGTCGATCATGGCGATCGCCCGCGCGATCCCACTGGCCCCGGGCACGGTGCGCCGCTATGCCTCCACGGATCATGCTCCGGAGCGCGGCGAGCGCCGGATCGGACCGAGCCTGCTTGATCCCTTCCTCGCCCATCTCGAGGAACGCCTCGCCGAGGGTTGCGAGAATGGGCTGCATCTCGTGCGGGAGTTGCGCAATCTGGGCTACGCGGGCGGCTCGCGGCAAGGTCACAAATGGCTGCAGAGCCGGCGAACGAGGCGCGCGCGTAACACGGCGCGACGCTGGCGCGGCACTCTTCCCGAGGGGGCCGCCCTCGACCCGGCTGCTCCGCCGGTACGGCCGGTCGCCGTGCGGCTGCCGGGGCCGAAGGCGCTCGCCTGGATCATGATGGCGGCGCCGGCGCGACTAAGCCCGCCCGAGGGCGCTCTCCTCGCGCGAGTCATGCAGGATCCGGAGGCGGCCACGATGCACGGGTTGGTCCAGCAATTCGCCGCGCTCGTGCGAGCAGCCGGTGTGGGAGGGAACGGCGTGTCCGCTCGCGGCATCCGGCGCCTAGCAGCGTTGGAGGCGTGGCTCGCCGAGGCGCGAGCCAGCAGCATCCGGGCCTTGCAGACCTTCGCAAGCGGCCTCGTCATGGACGGAGCCGCGGTGCGGGCCGCGCTGACCACGCCGTGGAGTAACGCTCAGGCGGAGGGCCAGATCACGAAGCTGAAGTTGATCAAGCGGCTGATGTACGGCCGAGCCGGGTTCGATCTACTGCGCCGGCGGATGCTCCTGCCCCCATGA